One Verrucomicrobiia bacterium genomic region harbors:
- the typA gene encoding translational GTPase TypA: protein MKNIRNIAIIAHVDHGKTTLVDELLSQSGTFRENQHVEERVMDSMDLEREKGITIKAKNASFHWKDYMINIVDTPGHADFGGEVERIMQMVDGVLLVVDAWEGPQAQTRFVLRKALEAGIKPIVVINKVDRENANPNQVLDRVFDLFVELNANDAQLDFPIVYASGRDGYAVKEWKGELTDEIRKAGMTALFEAIVQKVPPPQVDDAAHFQMAVANLDYSDFLGRICYGKILGGRVNVGDPVICIHRDGKRERSKVTAIFSYEGLKKVEIEHASAGNIVGLAGFEDVFIGETITDREDREPLPFVEIDPPTIKMQFVVNDSPLAGKDGKFLTARHIKERLVREARTNVGIAIADTEVAGVFEVSARGEMQIAIIVEQMRREGYEVMVSRPEVIFQKDEAGNRLEPFETLYVEVGQDYLGGVLQNLAGRKGEILNMTHQTNLVMIEASIPTRGLIGFETDLLNLTKGTGVMSHLFRKYAPYQGEIATRQNGVLVAMEAGLTTSYALDMLSERGILFVGPGEEVYAGMIVGQNARNEDIIVNPCKSKHLTNMRSQGDGKGVQLAPPLKMSLERSLEYIAPDEFVEATPTQLRLRKRILDHNKRKRAEQQAG, encoded by the coding sequence ATGAAAAATATTAGAAATATTGCAATTATTGCGCACGTTGACCATGGCAAGACGACCTTGGTTGATGAGCTTTTGAGTCAATCCGGAACGTTTCGGGAAAATCAACATGTAGAAGAGCGGGTGATGGACTCGATGGATCTGGAGCGGGAGAAAGGGATTACGATTAAAGCGAAAAACGCTTCGTTCCATTGGAAGGATTACATGATTAATATTGTGGACACACCGGGTCATGCTGATTTCGGTGGTGAGGTGGAGCGAATCATGCAAATGGTGGACGGCGTTTTGTTGGTGGTCGACGCGTGGGAGGGGCCACAGGCGCAAACGCGGTTTGTATTAAGAAAAGCGTTGGAAGCCGGAATTAAACCGATTGTAGTGATTAATAAGGTAGACCGTGAAAATGCAAATCCGAATCAAGTTTTGGATCGTGTGTTCGATTTGTTTGTGGAGCTTAATGCGAATGATGCACAGTTGGATTTTCCGATTGTTTATGCTTCGGGTCGGGATGGTTACGCGGTAAAAGAGTGGAAAGGGGAGTTGACCGATGAAATTCGTAAGGCGGGTATGACCGCTTTGTTTGAAGCGATTGTGCAAAAAGTGCCGCCTCCTCAGGTTGATGATGCCGCGCATTTTCAAATGGCGGTGGCTAATCTGGATTATAGCGATTTTTTAGGAAGAATTTGTTATGGAAAAATTTTAGGTGGTCGGGTGAATGTGGGCGATCCTGTGATATGCATTCACCGTGATGGTAAGCGTGAGCGATCGAAGGTGACAGCTATATTTTCCTATGAAGGACTTAAGAAAGTGGAAATTGAACATGCTTCGGCCGGAAATATTGTGGGGTTGGCCGGGTTTGAAGATGTGTTTATTGGAGAGACTATAACCGATCGCGAAGATCGTGAGCCGTTGCCTTTTGTAGAAATCGATCCGCCCACCATTAAAATGCAGTTTGTTGTGAATGATTCTCCTTTGGCAGGTAAAGATGGGAAATTTTTGACAGCTCGACATATTAAAGAACGTTTGGTTCGCGAAGCGCGAACGAATGTTGGAATTGCTATCGCTGACACCGAAGTCGCGGGTGTTTTTGAAGTGAGCGCTCGAGGAGAAATGCAGATTGCTATTATTGTCGAGCAAATGCGTCGTGAAGGGTATGAGGTGATGGTGTCGCGGCCTGAAGTGATTTTTCAAAAAGATGAGGCGGGCAATCGTTTGGAGCCTTTCGAAACATTATATGTGGAAGTGGGCCAGGATTATTTAGGAGGAGTGCTACAGAACTTGGCTGGTCGTAAGGGCGAAATTTTGAATATGACGCATCAAACGAATTTGGTGATGATTGAAGCGTCTATTCCTACCCGTGGTTTGATTGGTTTTGAAACTGATTTGTTGAATTTGACGAAGGGCACCGGTGTGATGAGCCATCTTTTTCGCAAATATGCGCCTTACCAAGGAGAGATTGCGACGCGTCAAAATGGTGTGTTAGTGGCGATGGAGGCAGGGTTAACGACGAGTTATGCTTTGGATATGTTGAGCGAGCGCGGCATTCTTTTTGTGGGTCCAGGCGAGGAGGTTTATGCCGGCATGATTGTGGGGCAGAATGCGCGTAATGAAGATATTATTGTGAACCCTTGCAAATCGAAACATTTGACGAATATGCGCTCGCAAGGGGATGGAAAAGGTGTGCAACTTGCGCCCCCTTTAAAAATGAGTTTGGAGCGATCACTGGAATATATTGCGCCCGACGAATTTGTGGAAGCCACGCCAACTCAATTGCGTTTGAGAAAGCGGATTTTAGATCATAACAAACGAAAACGAGCTGAACAGCAGGCGGGTTAG
- a CDS encoding NAD(P)H-dependent oxidoreductase, which produces MMLTLISGTNRPGSNTRRVTNILERIYTEEKAEFEVLDLAQLPSEIFSPLSYAEKPKAFEHFSKTILNSKGLVIITPEYNGSVPGILKYFIDMLKFPESFEQRPVCFIGLAAGMWGALRPVEQLELIFGYRNAFIYPDRVFMPRINDLLDAKGEFKDEEIPNRLRAQARGFIEFVRKLKG; this is translated from the coding sequence ATTATGTTAACACTTATTTCAGGAACGAATCGTCCGGGGAGCAATACGCGTCGGGTTACTAACATTCTGGAGCGCATTTACACCGAAGAAAAAGCGGAGTTTGAAGTTTTAGATTTAGCACAGTTACCGTCTGAAATTTTTTCGCCGCTTTCTTATGCGGAAAAACCCAAAGCGTTTGAGCATTTTTCGAAAACGATTTTGAATTCGAAGGGGCTTGTGATTATTACTCCTGAATATAACGGGAGTGTGCCGGGCATTTTAAAATATTTTATTGATATGTTAAAGTTTCCGGAGAGTTTTGAGCAAAGGCCAGTGTGCTTTATTGGATTGGCGGCTGGCATGTGGGGTGCGCTTCGGCCAGTAGAACAGTTGGAGCTTATTTTTGGTTATCGTAATGCGTTTATTTATCCCGATCGGGTTTTTATGCCGCGAATTAATGATCTTTTAGATGCAAAAGGTGAGTTTAAAGATGAAGAAATTCCTAATCGTTTACGAGCACAGGCTAGAGGATTTATTGAGTTTGTGAGGAAGTTAAAAGGTTAG
- a CDS encoding ketoacyl-ACP synthase III, translated as MNTVPSLPTVSITGFGSYAPKKVLTNFDLEKMVDTTNAWIVERTGIQERHIAEPDECTSDMGTIAAQRAMEKANVKPEEIDLIIVATATPDMPFPSTACWIQKKIGATRAAAFDITAACSGFLYCLAIAQQFIQTQAYRTILIVGSEKLSSITNWNDRNTCVLFGDAAGAVILQNQPGFANILINQLWSDGRQSEILKLPAGGTQCPTTIETLQQGLNYMQMSGREVFKIAINTMVEAIKTTLTKANLSLSDISYVIPHQANIRIIQAIAEKLNLPIEKFHVNIQYYGNTSSASIPLALDQILPMKKFKTGDKILLVAFGGGLTWACTILSI; from the coding sequence ATGAACACTGTGCCCTCCTTACCAACCGTCTCTATTACAGGCTTCGGCTCTTACGCGCCTAAAAAAGTTTTAACGAACTTTGATTTAGAAAAAATGGTCGACACCACCAATGCTTGGATCGTCGAGCGCACCGGTATTCAAGAGCGTCATATTGCCGAACCTGATGAATGCACCTCCGATATGGGCACGATCGCCGCACAACGTGCTATGGAAAAAGCAAATGTTAAACCGGAAGAAATCGATCTTATCATTGTTGCTACGGCCACTCCCGATATGCCTTTTCCTTCTACTGCCTGCTGGATTCAGAAAAAAATCGGCGCCACGCGTGCTGCAGCCTTTGATATTACTGCTGCCTGTTCCGGATTTCTCTATTGCTTGGCCATAGCACAACAATTTATTCAAACCCAAGCCTACCGCACCATTCTCATTGTTGGCTCGGAAAAACTTTCTTCCATTACCAACTGGAATGATCGTAACACCTGCGTTCTCTTTGGCGATGCCGCAGGAGCTGTCATCCTGCAAAACCAACCCGGCTTTGCAAACATCCTAATCAATCAACTTTGGTCCGATGGTAGACAGAGCGAAATTCTGAAGCTCCCAGCTGGAGGCACACAATGCCCCACCACCATTGAAACCCTCCAACAAGGCTTAAACTACATGCAAATGAGCGGTCGAGAAGTTTTCAAAATCGCCATCAACACCATGGTCGAAGCGATCAAAACCACCTTAACAAAAGCTAATTTAAGCTTGTCTGACATTTCATACGTTATCCCTCATCAAGCTAATATTAGAATTATCCAAGCTATTGCAGAAAAACTTAACCTCCCAATAGAAAAATTCCATGTCAACATTCAGTATTATGGAAACACCTCTTCAGCTAGCATCCCCTTAGCCTTGGACCAGATTTTACCTATGAAAAAGTTCAAAACAGGTGATAAAATTCTCCTTGTTGCCTTTGGTGGCGGATTGACTTGGGCATGCACAATTTTGTCTATTTAG
- the gyrB gene encoding DNA topoisomerase (ATP-hydrolyzing) subunit B encodes MPDETKKVENIQQYDASKIDKLEGLEAVRKRPGMYIGHTDERGLHHCVYEVLDNSIDEHLAGFCQKILVTLHVDGSCSIQDDGRGIPVDLHPKFKMPAIELVLTNLHAGGKFGQGAYKYSGGLHGVGAKCVNALSEWFDVEVFRDGQVHHMAFERGKTTEKLEVIGKSKKTGTLITFKPDAQIFTITQEFQFDLLANRLRELAFLNPGLEIVLTDERSEETKQETFYYKDGISEFIKQLGKNKQIIHPKPVIIAKQKDDMFVDCVLQYNDSYSDQILCFTNAIPNPDGGTHLVGFRTALTRSINQYAKANNLLKEKDPAISGDDVREGLICVLSIKHPSPSFESQTKVKLVTPEVEGVVSSAVYDGLMTYFDANPPIAKKIVDKALTAARAREAARKAREAVRKTAMSAGGLPGKLADCSDRDPINTELYIVEGDSAGGSAKQGRDRKFQAILPLRGKLINVEKARLDKVLQNNEIRTMITAIGTGIGDGEGEGAFKLDRLRYHKVIIMTDADVDGSHIRTLLLTFFYRQMPLLIKHGFVYIAQPPLYQIKRKKREEYVEDDSRLNKILIQLGTEDVRLRSLADEEEWDPKQLAELLELLSQLDKFYVAIKRHGGNFETYLAARHKKTQELPKHLVRVREGNQENVHYFVTDEELNEFAASNIDLGLFGEENGIEEGEKKNGVMRRALHIPLTESKAIASLLEKLNKKGLHLDHYAAQEKPLYEIIVGEGEDAKVTPLHSIPQILESIKEIGKRGVQIKRFKGLGEMNAKELFETTMNPTKRKLLRVDLTDAIEAEQMFTTLMGDEVEPRRQFIEDNALNVRNLDV; translated from the coding sequence ATGCCAGACGAAACTAAAAAAGTAGAAAATATTCAACAATACGATGCCTCAAAAATTGACAAACTAGAAGGCCTTGAAGCAGTTCGAAAACGTCCTGGCATGTATATCGGTCACACCGATGAACGCGGCCTACATCATTGCGTTTATGAAGTTTTAGACAACTCCATTGACGAGCATCTCGCTGGGTTTTGCCAAAAAATCCTCGTCACCTTACACGTCGATGGCTCTTGCAGCATTCAAGATGACGGACGCGGCATTCCAGTTGATCTTCATCCCAAATTCAAAATGCCAGCCATTGAACTCGTGCTTACGAATTTGCACGCGGGCGGAAAATTTGGCCAAGGTGCTTACAAATACTCTGGCGGTCTACATGGCGTTGGTGCGAAGTGTGTCAACGCGCTTTCTGAATGGTTCGATGTAGAAGTGTTTCGCGATGGCCAGGTGCACCACATGGCCTTTGAGCGAGGAAAAACAACAGAAAAATTAGAAGTTATCGGGAAAAGCAAAAAAACTGGAACGCTCATTACGTTTAAGCCAGATGCTCAGATCTTCACCATCACCCAAGAATTTCAATTTGATCTTCTAGCCAACCGTCTACGCGAGCTAGCTTTTCTTAATCCCGGATTAGAAATCGTGCTCACAGATGAACGAAGCGAGGAAACCAAACAAGAAACTTTTTATTACAAAGACGGCATTTCAGAATTCATCAAACAATTAGGTAAAAACAAACAAATTATTCATCCCAAACCGGTCATCATCGCTAAACAAAAAGATGATATGTTTGTGGATTGTGTTCTGCAATACAACGACTCTTACAGCGACCAAATTCTTTGTTTCACCAATGCGATTCCCAATCCCGACGGTGGCACGCATCTCGTAGGATTTCGCACAGCCTTGACTCGCTCCATCAATCAATACGCCAAAGCCAACAATCTTCTCAAAGAAAAAGATCCTGCCATTTCTGGCGATGATGTTCGTGAGGGTTTGATTTGTGTGCTTTCCATCAAACATCCCAGCCCCAGTTTCGAATCGCAAACTAAAGTCAAACTCGTTACTCCTGAAGTCGAAGGCGTTGTGTCTTCCGCTGTTTATGACGGGTTAATGACTTATTTTGATGCGAATCCGCCCATTGCAAAAAAAATTGTTGATAAAGCCCTGACCGCTGCACGCGCTCGAGAAGCAGCACGCAAAGCTCGCGAAGCTGTTCGCAAAACAGCCATGAGCGCTGGAGGTTTGCCTGGTAAATTGGCCGATTGTTCCGATCGCGATCCTATTAATACCGAACTTTATATTGTTGAGGGCGACTCGGCTGGCGGCTCTGCTAAACAAGGACGAGACCGCAAATTTCAAGCTATTTTGCCTTTGCGCGGTAAACTCATTAACGTAGAAAAAGCGCGCCTCGACAAAGTGCTACAGAACAATGAAATTCGCACCATGATCACCGCCATTGGCACAGGCATTGGCGATGGCGAAGGAGAAGGCGCTTTTAAACTCGACCGACTTCGCTATCATAAAGTGATCATCATGACCGATGCGGATGTTGACGGTTCACACATTCGCACGCTTTTATTGACCTTCTTTTATCGACAAATGCCTCTCTTAATTAAACACGGTTTTGTTTACATTGCCCAACCACCTCTTTACCAAATCAAACGCAAAAAACGTGAGGAATATGTCGAGGACGATTCGCGACTTAACAAGATTCTCATTCAACTCGGTACGGAAGATGTTCGCTTGCGCAGCTTGGCCGATGAAGAAGAATGGGATCCTAAACAACTCGCAGAACTCCTCGAACTTCTTTCACAATTAGATAAATTCTACGTAGCTATTAAACGCCATGGCGGCAATTTCGAAACTTACCTCGCCGCTCGCCATAAAAAAACGCAGGAATTGCCTAAACATTTAGTTCGCGTTCGAGAGGGCAATCAAGAAAACGTTCATTATTTTGTTACGGACGAAGAATTAAATGAATTCGCTGCATCGAATATTGATCTCGGCCTTTTTGGCGAAGAAAATGGTATAGAAGAAGGCGAAAAGAAAAATGGTGTAATGCGGCGTGCCTTACATATTCCGTTAACCGAGAGCAAAGCCATCGCATCGCTTTTAGAAAAATTAAATAAAAAAGGGCTTCACTTAGATCATTATGCCGCACAAGAAAAACCACTTTACGAAATCATCGTTGGTGAGGGAGAGGATGCTAAAGTCACACCGCTTCATTCCATTCCACAAATTTTAGAAAGCATCAAAGAAATTGGAAAACGTGGCGTTCAAATCAAACGCTTCAAAGGGTTGGGCGAAATGAATGCTAAAGAACTTTTTGAAACAACGATGAATCCTACAAAACGCAAACTGCTTCGCGTGGATTTAACTGATGCAATCGAAGCGGAACAAATGTTTACCACACTCATGGGCGATGAAGTTGAACCTCGACGCCAATTCATCGAGGATAATGCGCTGAATGTTCGCAATTTGGATGTTTAA
- the pyk gene encoding pyruvate kinase: protein MRRTKIIATLGPATETPEILTQLIQSGVNLFRFNMSHAQHDWVKKIASDVRQISEKLNRPIGLLLDTQGPAIRTGDLDTNLHLKVGDIFTFTVRGETSPEERSVDVNYDNLVNDIRIGDVVLVDNGVIHMKVLSKETNRLRCEVLTPGTLTSRRHINLPGVHINLPALTEKDIADVQIAIDLQFDFVALSFVREANDILQLRNLITSKTSHPIRIVAKIEDQSAISNLDSIVETADAIMVARGDLGIECPYEELPIIQRRIVKKSIQTMKPVIVATHMLESMIQNPLPTRAEVTDVANAVYEQADAIMLSGETSVGRYPKKCIEVMDRIAYRTEISGGANFADTIHLSQPRESVVNSAIHLANNLRADALVVFTRGGRIASIASALRPRYTPIFAFTPDEKLMHRLCLYYGVIPIHLTFPEKLEDTIATALQWLKQHQNLPLGSKLVVISDILAGEEVINSVQLHTLN from the coding sequence ATGCGTAGAACTAAAATTATTGCCACCCTCGGCCCTGCCACAGAAACTCCTGAAATCCTAACTCAACTCATCCAAAGCGGGGTAAATCTTTTTCGCTTTAATATGTCCCACGCCCAACATGATTGGGTTAAAAAAATCGCTAGCGACGTTCGACAAATCAGCGAAAAACTGAATCGCCCTATTGGTCTTCTTCTCGACACCCAAGGCCCCGCTATTCGCACGGGCGATCTCGACACTAACCTTCACCTCAAAGTTGGCGATATCTTTACCTTTACCGTGCGAGGAGAAACCAGCCCAGAAGAACGATCGGTTGATGTGAATTACGATAATTTAGTCAACGACATTCGAATCGGCGACGTCGTACTAGTTGATAATGGCGTCATTCATATGAAAGTCTTATCTAAAGAAACCAATCGACTCCGTTGCGAAGTTTTAACCCCAGGCACTTTGACAAGTCGGCGACACATCAATCTACCCGGCGTTCACATCAACCTACCCGCTTTAACCGAAAAAGATATTGCTGATGTGCAAATTGCCATTGATCTGCAATTCGATTTTGTTGCGCTTTCCTTTGTTCGCGAAGCTAACGACATCCTGCAACTGCGAAATCTTATCACTTCAAAAACCTCTCACCCCATTCGCATCGTAGCAAAAATCGAAGATCAATCCGCCATTTCCAACCTTGATAGCATCGTAGAAACTGCCGATGCCATCATGGTCGCGCGCGGCGATCTCGGCATCGAATGCCCCTACGAAGAACTGCCCATCATCCAACGTCGCATCGTCAAAAAAAGTATTCAAACTATGAAGCCCGTCATTGTGGCCACTCACATGCTAGAAAGCATGATTCAAAATCCGTTGCCCACACGCGCCGAAGTCACCGATGTTGCCAATGCCGTTTACGAACAAGCCGATGCCATCATGTTATCTGGCGAAACCTCGGTCGGTCGCTACCCGAAAAAATGCATCGAAGTCATGGATCGTATCGCATACAGAACAGAAATAAGCGGAGGCGCTAATTTCGCCGATACCATTCATCTGAGCCAACCCCGCGAATCCGTTGTCAATTCGGCGATTCATCTTGCTAACAATCTACGCGCTGATGCTTTAGTCGTTTTTACACGCGGAGGACGCATCGCCTCTATCGCCTCTGCCCTGCGCCCTCGTTACACCCCCATTTTTGCTTTTACACCCGACGAAAAACTCATGCATCGACTCTGTCTTTATTACGGTGTCATTCCCATTCATCTCACTTTTCCCGAAAAATTGGAGGACACCATTGCCACCGCTCTTCAGTGGCTCAAACAGCACCAAAATCTACCGCTCGGCTCAAAACTTGTCGTGATTTCTGACATCTTAGCTGGCGAAGAAGTCATCAATTCCGTTCAACTGCATACTTTAAACTAG